The Malus domestica chromosome 10, GDT2T_hap1 nucleotide sequence CTGAGTTGGATGCTAAGAATCATGTGTTGGTCTGGCAAACAACATGTGTTGGATGCTTAGAATCCACAAAACCTTGTGGTTGTTTCATGTAGACTTCCTCCTTAAGTTCCCCATGCAGAAACGCATTCTTGATGTCTAATTGTCTCAAACTCCAATTGTTTTGAAATGCCAATGCAAGTATTAATCTTACTGTAGTGTGTCGAACTACTAGACTGAATGTCTCAGAGTAGTTTAGACCTTGTTCTTGACTGTAACCTTGTGCCACCAACCTTGCCTTATACCTTACAACTATCCCATCAggatttcttttgattttgtaCACCCATTTACTCCCAATAACAGTTCTATTTGCTGGAGGGGGAACTAATCTCTAAGTTCTTTGAGTTGTCAATGCATCGAATTCCTCCTGCATGGCATTTTGCCATTGTACTATTGTGGATGCTGCTTTAAAATGTTTAGGTTCTTCAACCTCAGTTATATCATTAATGAATGAGAATCTTCCACACATGTAATCAAATTCTGATGATACACTAGGATCTTGGAATTGTAATGATTGTAACTATggtaaaacaacaacaaaggatGAATAGGTTTGTCTTTGAATATCTCATGTCTTTAGTCGAGTTTGGACGCCATGATCTAAACATTGAGCAATGTTGTGagtgtcaaatgaagaagaaatagCGAGTATTACCTGGAGTTGTGCAGGATCAAGGACAAGAAGCAAAAGAGGTGTATCAGATGAGGAGGAAAGAGTATTGCCTATTGTAGATGCTAAGCCATGCACTTGACTACTGATATCTTGATTTTCTGTGTTTTTAGAAGGATTGGGATTGTAACTTAGAGAAGAAACTGAATAGAGATGACCATTTTGATTTGTTGCATTTTCATGATGTAGAAGCAGTGTTGGAATTGGAACTGGAACAACAACTAATCTAACCAAATGAGATGATGTAAACAAATCCATAGGTTGCTAAAAGATGTTTTGTTGTGAGTCTTGAATATATGGAAATACCATTTCATCAAAAAGTACATGCCTTGAAACAATGCATTTCCTAGTTTTGGGATTGTAACAGATAACACCTTTATAACCCATTGAATATCCCAAGAAAATACATTTTTCAGATCTTGGTTGTAGTTTATTGCTGTTATATGGTCTTAACCATACACAACAGTATCAAATATCCTTATAGACTTCAAATCTAGTTGCTTGGTATACAATCTTTTGTAAGAGGATTCTAGTGCCAAAGAAATGCCATCCTATTGATCAAAAACACTAAATGTGCACATGCATAATACCAAAATTTAGCAAGTAAACCAGCAGCAATAAGCAAAGTGATAGCAATTTCAACAACATGCTTGTGTTTCCTTTCtaccactccattttgttgtggagtataaGGACAAGACATCATATGTTCAATCCCTTTTGAATCAAGAAAAGCTTTAAATGCAAGACTAGTGCATTCTCTTACTCTATCAGTTTGTAAATATTTAATTACAGTTCCAAATTGAGTGTGAACAAAATTATAGAACCTTACAAACACAATAATTGTATTGGATTTATTGCACAATGGAAAAACCCACACATACTTTGTATATTCATCCACAAACGTTACATAGTATCTATACTCTTCAATAGATTTTACAGGagatggtccccaaacatctGAGTGAACCTTTTGAAATGGTAGAGAACATTTATCACTTATAACAGAAAAAGGAATCCTTGACATCTTGCCTTTTACACAATGAGTACACAGACTATAAGTACTATCTATATCTATACTTATATTGGACTATTTTAACATAGCTGACAATATTTCATGTGTTGGATGATCCAAATTCTGGTGCCAAAGTTTTAACTATACCAACTGTCCCAAAAAAGATGAATTTTTCACTGTGGATTGCACTCATCTTGATCCTTTCACAACTGGTATTTGAAACAGCTCCCTAGGCTTACTCTTTCCTTGATACAAAACCTCTTTTGTCTTCTTATCTTGAACAAAAAACTCACTTTCATCACAAATAAACTAACTATGGTTATCAGCACATATTGTTGTACAAAAGGAAGACTCCTTGCAATTTTAGGAACATGTAACACATTATTAAGGATCAATTAATGAGAATTGTGTTTGAGTATCGTTGAACCAATATTGTTAATGGTTAGATCTGTGCCATTGCCAATTGTGATTTTCTTCGAACTTTCAAATGGAGTGACTTGATTGAATGCATTCACATCAACAGTAATATGGTGATAAGCTCCAGCGCCAACAATCCAGGAATCTTGTTTAACATATTGAGGTTTTTGTTGTGTTGCCATAACATTCAATATTACAGGTGGAGGTGGACCTTGAAATGCATAATTTGCCCTGTGAAAACACTCTAATGCAAAATGTCCTCTTTTTCCACAAATATGACATTCTAGCAAGAAACCTGTAGATGATGTATTTAAATTTCGATGGAAGCAATTGTCAGCTATATGATAACTCTTATTGTATATTTGGCATTCAAGTACCACATTGAACCTATTTTCAATGCTACCATACCACATACTAAAGCCATTATGTCTTGAATTCCTATATTGAAAGCCTGAAGAGCCACCAGAGTTGAAATTCTTGCCTTTATAACCACCATTTGGCCTCTAATTGTTACTTTTGTAATTTGAACCATTGAAAGATTTTTTATCAAAGTTCTGTCTTGGACCACCAAAGTTCAATCCATTGCCCATGAAACCAAAACTATAAGACTGTGAATCAAAGAGTTGAGACTGCTGTGGATATATTTGTTGTGGAAACTACTGCTGTGGATACTGTGGCAGTGGAAATTGCTGTTGTGGGAATTGTTGTTGTGTATTATACCACCTGTTGTAGTAGAGATGTGACAGTGACCCAATGGATTAGATCCATATGCATTAGATGAATGTGTTATAGATGATCCTTGAGTATATAGTGTAACCATGCTTTGGGATAACACATTCATTTATCCTTCCATTTCTTTTTCAGCACCTAACAATTGAGCATGAAATTCTTTCAATGTAATAGCTAATTCTCTGGCAAGAATAACTATTCGAATTATAGCATACTCCTTTGGTAATCCAGTAAGACCAACAATCATTACATCATTGTCAGAAATAAACTCCCCTGCAATAGTTAACTGTTCTCTTATGTTCTTGAGCCTCAACAGATACCTATCACTGGAATTTGATCCTTTTTGTATTGTATGCAGCTCAATTTTTAAATCGTTAACCTGGACTTAGACATGTAGGCAAAACATTCCACAAGATTTGACTAAGCTTCAAATGCAGTTTTACAACCAAGAACATATTCAATAGCTTCATCAAACAGAGTTGCCAATAACAAACTGAGCAATGCCATATCAGTTGATTCACATTCAATATATGTTGTAATCTCAGTTGTGATCCCAATGTTAGTGTGTATCACAAATTTTGGTGGACATACATCAATaccatcaaaataaacaaacattttATAGCCTTTAAGAACTGACTTAAACTGAAATGCCCATTTAGCAAAATTGTCATCCCTCAATTTTATTGTAAGCATGCCGAAAAGACTCTCAACCTTAACAGTAGTTGTAGACATGATGAAATACTCAAGAAACACAAATTGCAATACTTCGGAGAAGAATTTCACCCTTTGAAGTGAGAATGATACTCACTGCTATCTAGTTATCCAAGAAAGATTGGCACTTTCTAACAAACTTATCCTTATAACCACCTTAACTGCCTACACATTACAACTAACCACACTTCTCAACTAATCACATTCTTCACTCTTAAGTAACCATGTCATCACTAATGACTATGGTTAATAGTAATTACTTCCATGTAATTATTCTATTCATTATATTCTCTTGGTACATATTCTATGAATGAGACTCCAAAAGTCCACTCAATGCAATTATATATTGGAATGAATATAACGACTGGAACACGATTCTTACCATACACTATGATATTATTTTCATCACTCACAATTCtataaaaatttaatattacCAAACACTTAACTGTTTTTACTTTAGAATTGAAACTCTAAAAACACCATGTTAGACTCTATTGTTGCTTGTTTATCTTCGGCGCGCccttttgcaaaaaaaaaaaaaaaaattttaacattttaatCCCTAATTTTTAAACAAGTTTTTATTCATCAATTTGAATGGTTTCCGTTGAGTCTTGTATCGCTTATAAAACCAATTCCTATAATTATGAGATTTATTTGGACTTTCTtaataaatagtatataaataAAAGTATATGTATAtagtatataaaataaaaaattatctaTTATCTAATAACCCGTCCTCCTCTCTTTGAAACAAGCTCAAGCTTCCTTCTTGCATGCGTGCTCCTCCCAAAAGAGACTCGCGCCCCTTCTGAAGTTCACGAATCCGCTCAATTGAAAGGATAAAttcaattgaaaatatttttttcgtaCTAGTCTATACAATGAGCACTGTTAACTATCTGCACTACCTTTTGAACCTTGTTATTTTATATTTGTAAATACAACAAATGTCATTCATAATATTTAAATTCAGAAATTTGTTTGACAAAGTAAAAGCTAGATGTCACTCCATGCTAATTAATTACTACAATTTTCAGCAGTTATATTATGTAACATTCAATATTGTAATTCATATCTTAGtttcaacaaacaaacaaaaaagtatATATCGTAATGTATGATCTGAATAActccaaacaaaacaaagaactgCAAGAGGAGATGAGTTCCCAGAATTACACATATAGATTGGTCATAATTCAGTTCACGCAGACATATATAGGTGAAAATAAATGCCCTACACACATAAAACATCATTCTTCTTATGACTTAATTAAAATACAATATTACACTTCAAAACTTAGTATATATGTCTATATATATCTCACATAATTACACTAGCTAGGATTTCTTTTATAGTAGTGGGTACACAGAAGCTACttcatttatttaattaatataattaagtCACTAATCCGACTGCAAACGCCGAAGGCTAAAACGCTAAGCCATCACGATCATCTCAGTTGGGAATGAGCTTGAAAGGAGGCTTAACAAGAGCAGGTGCTGGATCATATCGTCCATAGTCTTTGGTGTTAGATCTAAGAAGCCTTTCATGGATTCTAGCTACTTCTTCGTGGTTCAATGGCTTCCCTAGCATTTCCTACCACGTGAAAATCGGATAACGCGTGAGTCAGATGCAACACTTATAAATTTACACAAGTGATACTAATTAAttaggaggaggaagaagaaggaggagatcATAAACACCAGAATTTCTGAAGCCTTTCTAGTTACAAACCTCTGTGTTTGCATCCACTTCTTTGGCCAACTTGTTGACAAACTTCGATTTTCGACCTGCAAATGCAGTTCTCATATCATGCATATTATGATTAGTAAGGGTGAAATTCTTTCTTTTGCATAAATTATTATCTTGTTGCACAATATTCCTAGAAGAATCAAAGAAGAGTAGaagtttatgaaaactataataGTTACTttatttataaggaaaactaatgaaaaatgcttgaaaactttgagttttaacgttaagcacaaaataaagggtaaagtgaatagtatcaagattgatttttttagtaaaaaaatgtaatttttcgttaaagtgaacagtatctggaactttttgttaaaattcccttATTTATATGCTTCTGCATGATCTGCTCTAACGTAATAAGTATCAAGCAAAGTGAAATTCTTTCTTTTGCATAAATTAATATCTTGTTGCACAATATTCCTAGAAGAATCAAAAGAGTGGaagtttatgaaaactataGTAGTTACTTTATTTATATGCTTTTGCATGATCTGCTCTGACGTAATAAGTATCAAGCAAAGATCAAATCCATGCACACTAGCTAAATTTTCATAAATAGCATGACTAAGGGGCTTCTGGAGCTGCTAATTATGCATGAGGGCATAACTACAAGAAATCAGGGTTTTACGAGGATCATTTTGGTTACTAAAAATACCAATTCTTGGGGTTAATTGTTTCGTCACTAGAGCTCTTTTTTCTTGTAGtgcatgcatgtatatatatgtatgcgtgtgtgtgtatgtgtatatacAGACACATCTCTGACAATGCAAGGATTTATATGACTAATTAAAAGCAAAGGCTGCAGACTTATAGAAAGACCAACCTGCTGCGAAAGAGGATGAGAAAAATGATGCTGAAATCAGAAGAAAGAGGATGCTGAACATCTTGAGGAACATGAAAGCCATGTTGTTAGGCAACTTTGTTGTTCGATCTTGTTTCTTTCTGAGAGTGTCTATTCTCATTCAAGTTCAGAGAATTTTAATGGACCAAATGATATATGCTTCCTATATACCTATAATGTAATGTAAAGGAACGTTAAATCTACTTGAGAAAGGACTTCTTAAAGAAACATAAAATTGGGAATTCTTAATGATAAACAGAAAATTGACAGTTAATTATAAATTAATCAAAGCTTTACACTTTTTAGTTTTGAATTGTAATGAAAAGGTGACATAGACCACTTTTCTTTTGTTGGGGCACTAAGTCTAACAAGTTAGTGGACTTATATAGTTAATTAACAGAATAGTACTTAATGTATGACCCTCAGTGGAAATTATCATAAAACCCCTAATTGTCTTGGCAAAACTTTGTTTCTAACTTTGCAATCAAAATAACACATTTCTGTTTATAAAAACTTTAACAGTACAACAAAGatttttgaaaaaagaaaaaaaaaaggaaaaacaccaAAGTTCCAATAGAGGAATAAAAATGAGCTTAAAATGGAAAAACTATAGAAACCAGATTGAAAAAAATCGATATAAATTTGGGGCACCCCATCATGAATGAGCATTTACATATTTGAGCTTGCTATACATGTTCAATTCAGTTACGAGTACACTCAAAAGGACTGAAATGGAAATTTGGAAGGCATGTAAGTTTGGTGAGTAGTTAAATGTTTCTCCTGTGGCTGTGCTTGAATTAAAAAGAAACATTAGGTATAAAAATTGCTTTTATGGACGACTAGTGCTTTCAATTATCTATAAAGACAAAGACAACACACCAAATACCACTGAAAGGACGCTGGTGGAGAATAAAGAGAAGCATGCACTGTAATACCTAAAATAATCCatctttctttaatttatttttttataaaaagtggtgTGAGGGCAACCCCTAACTTAAGCAAACCATCCCTACCCTTGGCCTCCAATAATTGGCCAATCTATCCCTTCCCTAACATTCAGTCAATTATCGTCTAATTTGATCTTGGACCCAATTAGCACGTCATATGATCATTTGATCTTAGACCCAATTAGCACGTCATATGATTAGTGGGAATGTGGGAAGTTATGCACTAATTTCAAAAACTAGTGTGGGATATTTGTGATGTTTCCCATCAATCTCAACATATACCTCACTAGGATGAAGGCATAGTCAAGCCCATATATGCCTGCATGCATGTTTTACAACCATAGCTTAATTCAGTTCTTAAATTTCCCGGAAACGAAGTATATGCCATGTACATATGTCACCCACTTTAACATCTAGTTGCAACTTTAAATATGAGTTGGTTAGAACAGTGTGTATGTATTCTTCCATTCAAGCTCGCTTCTtacatcaaaattttaatcgttctttcaataaattagaatagtttaaaatatcactttgtaaaaaaaagaaaaactaattaacTAATTGCAATTAATATTACATTATTGGTTTGTGTTGTAAATATGAAATGCATTCTTGATAATTTCTCCTCTGTCGCACACTTATAACCAACGATCTGCACATATAGGATAAGCTTGTTTAAGTTCCAAAGAATtgccaaaagaaaaaggttCCATATATAGAATTGCATGGCTTGAGTAGGCTATCTATTATGGCTACAACCTTTAGtccttaatttttcattctttaaAATTTTTGGAATGATATATGCCTTTTAGCATGAAGACTATAACAGAGTGGAATGACATATGTGCAGAGAATATGAGTACCCATATATAATATCTCCTGAATCTCCTCTAGAGATTGCCActaacttttatttatttcgttTATGTTGACAATGGAGACATGAAATTGAAAGagaataaaaattatatattaaaatCAGTGGTGGAATCAGGATTTTGAAATAATTGGGTCATATGATTTCGACCATAAAAATTTTATTGGACCATTTCATTGAGCACCCATTAGGAACATGTTAATTCTTACCAACATTTATTGAAGGCTTATGTCAACATATGTCAACAACTACTATGATATGTAGGAACTTGTCAAAGGTGGCTACAAGAAACTATAAAGTAATTTACAAGACTGCAAAGGCTTGTAAACTGAGGCATTTCCTCGAGCATTTGATGCTCATAATAGAGTCGCACACAAGAAGAGAGGAAAAGAAGACAACATGATGATAAAAGAATAGAAAAATTAGTAGGAGGAGGTTGTAAATTAGTTTGCCCTAACTGTTTATAGGGTCAAATACAATACACATACAAATATACATAGGTTTTTGACGTTGTTGGGGTTATGGATAACCAATGACCCCATGCTGGCTCCACCATTTATTAAAATGTCACGAAGTCAAGTAATTCCAATTATGTTAGCAATCAATAACCGtcgacaaaataaataaataaaattagtaAAAATGATTGTAtctaaattgcaaaataaatttaaacaagccaaatcaccaaaaacaaaattcataaaatataatTAGTACTTTTATTTTGAAATACGTACAAAACCTAAAAATGTTCACTAAGTGTTCAATGAAATGATTGCTCGATAACTAAAAATGGCCACATGCGTCGAAAACACTCAGCACCACTCGTATGTCTCGCTCGGCATCTCGATCGAATTTATAGCTAATTGACACTTTTGCTCAATTTAACCTATCAAATATAGTTTCATTGATCTCTTTATGGGGCTATTTGCCGCACCAGCTTGCACTTGACATCATATAgcctttgtttttattttttggctaGTGGTTTTTGACACTCCTCTCTTAGCCTCATGTACTCCACATCTAAGTGCAAGATATTTTGTtggattttcattaaaactctcttatatatttaatttggaGTACAgttgataaataaaaaaaaaaaaagacagtaCCTAAATCGC carries:
- the LOC103428626 gene encoding protein CASPARIAN STRIP INTEGRITY FACTOR 1-like yields the protein MRIDTLRKKQDRTTKLPNNMAFMFLKMFSILFLLISASFFSSSFAAGRKSKFVNKLAKEVDANTEEMLGKPLNHEEVARIHERLLRSNTKDYGRYDPAPALVKPPFKLIPN